Proteins from one Emys orbicularis isolate rEmyOrb1 chromosome 2, rEmyOrb1.hap1, whole genome shotgun sequence genomic window:
- the BHLHE22 gene encoding class E basic helix-loop-helix protein 22: protein MERALSLAADEDLFHKSLSASATRMEAAFRAPPGLDLSHPRERQPSPLSCFEPGEAEGLLQPGAALGAGDPLALPAGSVCGKYGESTSRSSVAESSGGEQSPDDDSDGRCELVLRGGDPRAASPGAGGAGGGLKAAEGGCSNSHGLGGSKKSKEQKALRLNINARERRRMHDLNDALDELRAVIPYAHSPSVRKLSKIATLLLAKNYILMQAQALEEMRRLVAYLNQGQAISAASLPSSAAAAAAAAAALHPALGAYEQAAGYPFSAGLPPASSCPEKCAIFNSVSSSLCKQCTEKP, encoded by the coding sequence ATGGAGCGGGCGCTGAGCCTGGCCGCGGACGAGGACTTGTTCCACAAGAGTCTCAGCGCCTCGGCCACGAGGATGGAGGCCGCCTTCCGCGCGCCCCCGGGGCTCGACCTGAGCCACCCGCGCGAGCGCCAGCCCTCGCCCCTCAGCTGCTTCGAGCCGGGCGAAGCGGAGGGGCTGCTGCAGcccggggcggcgctgggggccGGCGACCCCCTCGCGCTGCCGGCCGGCTCGGTGTGCGGCAAGTACGGCGAGAGCACCAGCCGCAGCTCGGTGGCGGAGAGCAGCGGCGGCGAGCAGAGCCCCGACGACGACAGCGACGGGCGCTGCGAGCTGGTGCTACGCGGGGGAGACCCGCGGGCCGCCTcgcccggggcggggggcgccGGGGGGGGCCTGAAGGCGGCCGAGGGCGGCTGCTCCAACAGCCACGGCCTGGGCGGGAGCAAAAAGTCGAAGGAGCAGAAGGCGCTGCGGCTCAACATCAACGCCCGCGAGCGGCGGCGGATGCACGACCTGAACGACGCGCTGGACGAGCTGCGGGCGGTGATCCCCTACGCGCACAGCCCCTCGGTGCGGAAGCTCTCCAAGATCGCCACGCTGCTGCTGGCCAAGAACTACATCCTTATGCAGGCGCAGGCTCTGGAGGAGATGCGGCGCCTGGTGGCTTATCTCAACCAGGGCCAGGCCATCTCggccgcctccctgcccagctcGGCGGCGGCTGCGGCGGCCGCGGCCGCCGCCTTGCACCCAGCCCTCGGTGCCTACGAGCAGGCGGCCGGCTACCCCTTCAGCGCCGGCCTGCCCCCTGCCAGCTCCTGCCCGGAGAAATGTGCCATTTTCAACAGCGTCTCCTCCAGCCTCTGCAAACAGTGCACGGAGAAGCCTTAA